A window of the Pseudoliparis swirei isolate HS2019 ecotype Mariana Trench chromosome 13, NWPU_hadal_v1, whole genome shotgun sequence genome harbors these coding sequences:
- the nog2 gene encoding noggin-2, with product MGLSHTLLFYVLVCVHLGVSQHYLRLRPSPSDHLPVPDLKEDPDPEYDPREQDLAERTLRKKLGSNFDPNFMSISSPMLVNLSALDNQVKLQGPMPNEIKKLDLTETPYGKRVKVGKKARRKFLQWLWTYTHCPVVHTWKDLGVRFWPRYIKEANCFSERSCSFPEGMSCKPVKSINKIFLRWYCQGFLRQKYCTWIQVQYPIISECKCSC from the coding sequence ATGGGCCTCTCACACACGCTTCTCTTTTACGTGCTGGTGTGTGTTCACCTTGGAGTTTCCCAGCATTACCTTCGCCTCCGTCCATCGCCCAGCGATCACCTCCCTGTGCCCGACCTCAAAGAGGACCCCGACCCGGAGTACGACCCCCGGGAGCAGGACTTGGCGGAGAGGACTCTGAGGAAAAAACTCGGCAGTAACTTTGACCCCAACTTCATGTCCATCAGCTCGCCGATGCTGGTGAACCTCTCCGCGCTCGACAACCAGGTGAAGCTGCAGGGGCCCATGCCGAACGAGATTAAAAAGCTGGACCTTACGGAGACCCCCTATGGAAAGCGGGTCAAAGTGGGCAAGAAAGCCCGCAGGAAATTTCTGCAGTGGCTGTGGACCTATACGCACTGCCCAGTGGTGCACACCTGGAAGGATTTGGGCGTGAGGTTCTGGCCACGTTACATCAAGGAGGCGAACTGTTTTTCTGAGCGCTCGTGCTCCTTCCCTGAGGGGATGTCTTGCAAACCCGTCAAGTCAATCAACAAGATTTTCCTCCGGTGGTATTGTCAAGGGTTTCTAAGACAGAAATACTGTACGTGGATACAGGTGCAATACCCAATCATCTCAGAGTGCAAGTGCTCGTGCTGA